The sequence GGAGTGGCCCAAAAGGCCCAGAAGGAGCTCCCTCCTGCTGCCTATCTggcctcatttttttctctcagctcTTTCCCCTTGATCATTCTAATCCAGACACAGTCCTTGCTGTCTCTCAGAATCATCAGTCATCTTAAGTCCTTCCTACGGACTGtccctctgtctggaacactCTTCTCCCAGCTGTCCATATGGCTAACTACCTTACTCTTGAATCTTTGCTCACTCGTCACTCTCACAATGACGGGTACCTGTGACTACCCTCTTTAatgttttcaaactgctgcttttcCTCTACACTCCTACAGGGCTTCATTTTCTGATATAGTGTTGAATGTACTTAATCGATACATGTATTGTCTGttctgtctcttccctccctgaaGGAGTGCTGCAGGAGGGCTGGGTCTTTGTTTTATACACTGATCTGTCCCATGTGCCTAAAACCATACTTAACCGCATTGAtagatgctcaatgaatattaattgaatgaaatgaatggattTGAGAGCTTGTAAAGAGGATGGCAGTTATAACCTAAAAGAAAGCATAGGCTAATGCAGTGAgttttaactttccttttttgcCCAAAACGTCATAGAATGTCAAAACCAGCAGGATGTCATGTACATCCCTATCACCAGTTTCGAAATTGTTTTCGGAATAGAGTTTGGATGCCATTGATAACGTATTCAACTATTACTCTAAGTGCTCCAACTTTGTTGCTGGTATGATGTTATTTGTCCTTAGTGAAAAGCCCACTCTCATGTACCTCTCAGTTTAAACCGTAGTTCATGTCTCTAAGTGGACATTTACTGTCTTCTGAAGTTAGGATTGTTCATTTGGTTCCCAGAAGAATTTCATGAAACTTTTTAGTCCCAATATGAACTGTGTTTCTTCCTAACGATTTCCTTCTAGATGATGACTGGCAGGAAGCACATGAGCGCCTGGCTGAACTGGAAGAGAAGCTCCCAGCAGCAGTTAATGAACAAACGGGCAATGGAGAAAGGGATGAGATGGACTTGCTGGGTGACCATGAGGAGAATCTGGCAGAAAGGCTCAGTAAGATGGTGATTGAGAATGAGCTAGAAGATCCAGCTATCATGAGGGCAGTGCAGACCAGACCAGTCCTGCAAGTGAGTAAGCTACTGTGATTTGAGAACTATAGCAGACTGGTGATTGAGGTGAAGTATTGAGCTTTGCCATATTGTTTCATCCCAAGAGACTTACCTGTACCTTAAAAATTGGTAACGTAGTTCCTGATCGTAGCAGTCGAAGGTAGGGAATAATGTATATTCTGGAATGCTGTGATTTTGTATCCTCAAGCAGTTGAGACTCTCTTGGGACCTTGTTCACCAAAAGCAGTTAAATGCCCAGAAAGCCCACACCATTCCAGactttgtgtatgtgttttccttttttgttagcCCCAACCAGGGAGTCTCAATTCCAGCATCTGGGATGGATCTGAAGTTCTGAGGCGAATCCGAGGACCACTGCTAACTCAGGTATTAAGCGTTTTCTCTTTACACAAATTCCTAGCATCCGCAGATTCCAGGTTGGCTCCTGTTGTCACCCTTTCCTTACCGAAACAACACACAGATGTGTGTCCTGTGCCGTTAAGATGCTGATTACTCAACCTAGCACTCGGAGCTGTCCCTGTTGATCATACACTTCTCAGCCTCCGTGGCTGTGCTCACTTTACCGTGCTTTAGTTTGAAAAGGTTGAAAGGGAGCCATTAGAACTCAAATTTGTTAGCTTACGATTCGATTACTTCAGTCATTTCTAGGCAAAACTGTGGGgatggagaacagatcagtgTTTGCCAGTGGTTGGGGGTGTTGGGAGGGATCAACTAAGGGACAATATAACAGAAGTTTGGGGGTGACAAAACTACTGTGCTTTGTGATTGTGGTAGATCCATGACTCCGTGCATTTCTCAAAATTCAGAGGACTGACTGTATACCAAAGAGTGAATGTTACTGGATGTGAAATagaaatcaaacttaaaaataatttctcaagaTGTTTTTGGCGTCTGTACggattattaaaacattttaagttggCTATGAgctaattttctcttctctctctcgctcttttttttttttttttttttttaactatttcctTAATTAGGAAATGCCTACAGTGTCTGTATTAGAATATGCCCTGCCTCAGAGGCCCCCACAGGGCCCAGAAGATGATCGGGACCTTTCTGAGCGTGCTTTGCCGCGGCGGTCCACGTCACCTGTCATCGGGAGCCCTCCTGTTAGAGCCGTCCCCATAGGCACCCCACCTAAGCAGATGGCTGTACCCAGCTTCAGCCAACAGGTACCTCTCATTAACAGGCACTCAGCCCAGGATATTGGGAATCTGGGCAAAATTATTTGGGAAAATGGCGATGCTGGGAGGAGGGTGGACGTTTGGGGTAGGCATTAGAGTAGAAAGAGAAGTAGCCAATTAGAGGAGAAGTTAGTACAAACAAGAGACACATTCCCTAATGCCCTTTCCTGGTGCTGCTGCCTATTAAGTGGGGGAGAAAAAGGGTAGTTAAGCACATTTAGCATCTGTATCCTTTTCAGAGTGTTTTGCTGGCTGCCCAAAACATTGGCAGAGAGGTAACTGAAAGCTGGGGGGAGTGGGAACACACAGCATTGTCCACATCCCTTTTTACCTTTAAGATATCCCTGCTTTCCCTAGAGCCTGTGCAGTCCTGTTCCATAGACTTTCCTCCACCTGAAACCAGCAGCTGAAAAGGAAGGCCAATTTGGAAGGtatggggggagggtggtgttGGTATGGCCTAGTTAGGCTCAGTATCCTATGAAACGGTGGAGTCACAATGTATCACAAAAGAGCTGAGCATGGCGGCCATATCACAGGGGCTTCAGAATAGGACTTAGTTAATCCTCCAGCTTTCTTATCATTCCTTCTCCCTCGCTGCTACCAAAATATATCCTCTTGCAGAGAATTTGCAAGTCAGAATATCTGCTGGCACCTCCCTCAGATAGCATGGAAGGGTGGGGATAACTGGAGAATTAGCTAAATCTTCTTCAGTTGCAAGTGGCACGTTGCTTGATGTTTATGAGAGGAAGTAACCAAAGGTTCTTCTGTGAACCCACAGCCATAGCGATTTGCTTAGAAGTAGGGCTTTGCATTAAGTTCGCGTGTCTACTGGTACTTGAGGGGAGGGGGTGTAGGTGGAGGAAAAACTGACTTCATTGAGTGTAGTTGTGTATATGTTTGTCCTGATAGATCCTGTGTCCGAAGCCTGTCCATGTCCGGCCCCCAATGCCACCGCGCTATCCTGCTCCCTACAGTGAGAGGGCGTCCCCAAACCAGCTCTGCAGTGTCCCGGTATGTCATTCTACAATCTCGTGAAAGCACGCAGCATGTAGTTTCTGAGCGCTACTCATATATAGGCAGCTCCTAAATCAAGCTTTTCATAGTCTCCGTGCTTGAATTTCTAGATCTTACGGTCCCCAGGTAAATAGACCTGGTTCATCGCGTTGTTTCCTACCTGAACTTTTTTGTATCTTTGAAAGTCCAAACTCGGCCTGGCCTGCTATTTCAGTCCCTGTCCTTTTTCAGAGTCACTTCCTTTTTTCAAGTTACATGAGTGTCGTGCttcatgatttcttttatttttatttttaattttaattttaattttttttataaatttttttaattttttttttttttttttttttttttttgagacagagacagagcatgagcaggggaggagcagagtccAAAGCAGAATCACAAattcacagaatccaaagcaggctccaggctctgagctgtcagcagagagcccgatgtagggctcgaactcacggaccgtgagatcatggcctgagccaaagtcggatgcccaaccgactgagccaccaggcgcccctttatttttatttttaatgcttgtttatttttttattttaatttttttacatttatttatttttgagaaacagacaaaagcgtgagcgggggaggggcaaagagaggagacacagaatctgaagcaggctctaggctctgagcaagcggtcagcacagagcctgatgcggggctcaagcccatgaactgtgagatcatgacctgagctgaagtcggacgctcacctgactgagccacccaggcgcccctaatgtttgtttatttttgagagagacagagcatgagtgggggaggggcagagagagagggagacacagaatccgaagcggctccaggctctgagtgtcagcacagagccccacctggggttccaactcatgtattgcaagatcatgacctgagctgaagtctgatgcttgaccagctgagccacccagctgccccatcatGCTTTCTGATTTCTAGCATTGCTCTCTTTTGTATTCCTTCCATGGGTAGCTTGACTATACAGTTTGAGCATTTTTATATCCAAGTTTATTCAGCATTCCTACCGAATTCTCTGTTATATTGATTTACCTGTTTCGCAGAAAGCATataactttgtctttttttttttcccccttagaacTCTTCCCTGCTGGGTCACCCTTTCCCTCCTAGTGTTCCTCCTGTCCTCAGCCCCCTCCAGAGAGCACAGCTTCTGGGAGGAGCACAGGTAAGGCTATGATTAGCCCAGCTCACAAAAAGCTCTCTTACTTTCTTGACATTTACTAGATGATGTCCCTCTTTGCCATTAATCAGTCTCTACTGCCTCCCAATTTTCCCTACACTTTATTCAAACAAAGTTATTGATGGAAATCGTATTCACTTTTGTAAAAGCAAGAGGACTTGTTGATGAACTAAATCTGAGATCTTGTCCCTCTTTCTAGCTGCCGCCTGGACGGATGTCTCCCAGCCAGTTTGCACGGGTTCCTGGATTTGTTGGTAGCCCGCTTGCCGCCATGAATCCCAAGTTGCTGCAAGGGCGAGTGGGGCAGGTGCTGCCCCCAGCGCCGGGCTTCCGTGCCTTCTTTAGTgctgcaccccccgccccaccgcctCCCCAACAGCACACCCCCGGCCCAGGGCCTCACCTGCAAAACCTAAGGTGTGCAAACACAGGCCACTGTTTATCTGTCATAGTCATTGAGGCTTAGTGTTACAATACAGAGGCCTCATGATGGTTGCAAGGGGTGGGTTTTGAGATGTTCTTGTATCCTCAACTTGCCAAACACAGAAATGTTTGACAGCCTCCAGGCATTCTTCCAAATTAGTATTTCCCTAAAGTCACATGCTTCCTGTGTATATTTGCACCTTGCTGGTTAAtcacctcttttatttcttctaaccTCTTTCAGGTCTCACTTTATATCCATTTTACAAACACTCGGACATACGCACAAAGTGCTTATGGCTTAAGAATTACCGTATGTTAAAAACAGAGATACAATACAGATGCTAATCTGAGTGCTAGCTAGGTTGCTCACTTCTGCTCTGGTTTTATAACAGGGGTTCAAGTTCCTGCTTCTAGggaaattatgttttattacatACTGTATCATATCAGGATTCCTCAGAGAAACAATCTTTaagatgtatatacacacatacgcatgtatgtgtgtatatatatatatatatatatatatatatatatatgtatatatgtatatatcttcataaagaaaaaattttaaggaatggCTAAGGAAATCCATAGAGCAGGCCAGCAGAGTGGAAATTCAGGTAAGAGTTGAATTTGCAGTTGAGTCTGAAATTTGTAGGACAGGCTGGCAGGTTAGAAACTCAGGCAGTTcactaacttagatttaaatataattaaaaaattaaaaaacaaaaactcaggcAGGACTTCTGTGTTCCAGTCTTGAGGTAAAATTCCTTCTTGTCTGGGAAATACCAGTTTTGCTCTTAATGCCTTCAACTGGTTGGGggaggcccacccacattttCAAAggtcatcttttttcttaattaaggtttttaactattttgagagaatgtgtgagcagggtagggaaagagagagaaggagagagataaacccaagccagctccacactgacagtgcagagcccaacatggggttcgaccCCCAcagaactgcaagattgtgattggagctgaaatcaagtcggatgcttaaccaactaagccactcagacgccccctGTTGATTAATTCTTaattaatcacatctacaaaatactttCATAGCAACATCTAGATTAGTGTGTGACCAGAAAACAGCTGGGTACCATAACCTGTAGCCAAGTTGACATAAATTGATAGCCACACATatgttctcttcttccttccttccttccttcctttctttctttctttctttctttctttccttccttccttccttccttccttccttccttccttctttctttcttttttttggcagcaattatttgtttgcttgtttatttttggtgtggAATGCTAGggggctattttatttttttaatttaatttattttttagtttacatccaagttagcatatagtgcaataatgatttcaggagtagattccagtggtTCATCCCCTGTGTTtaatatccagtgctcattccaacaagtgtcttccttaatcaCATATATTTTCAATGTCTCTCCCAAAGATTTCAAAATAAGCACATTAAATCTTTTAAGAGACTTCTGTTAACAGGAGTGAGAAGAAAAATAGTTACACTATTTACTGCTAATTCACTCAGATTTTATGATCCTCTTCTTACGAGTTGAGAATTAATCTCTGTAGAAGACATGTAAAAACACAgttgtcttttccttctgaaagatCTGAGAATAGACTTGAACATTCCCTTGGGTGGACATGTATGAAGTTACCCTGTACTGACAACATTCTCTAAAATTTCAAGTCATCAGAACAGTAGAATTGGaaacctttcccttttttctcagGTCTCAGGCCCCGATGTTTAGACCAGACACAACTCACCTCCATCCCCAGCACCGTCGGCTCTTGCATCAGAGGCAGCAGCAGAACAGAAAGTAAGTACTCATCCTGCTCCTTTGTGGTTTTTTAACTCAGCTTGTAGTTTTGGCAGTGCTactaattttctgtttatttattaattttagaacgagtggaggagggacagagagagggagggagggagagagaatcccaagcaggctgtccacgtccagcatggagcctgatgtggggtggaacccacgaaccatgagatcatgacctgagccaaaattggtcgcttaaccaaccaagccacccaggcatccccatcaGAAACACAATTTAGATCTGATTTTTATACTCCTTACCAAGTTCTTACCATACTCTTAACTACCTTTTGTTTATAATCTCAGCTCAGAGGTAACTTTGAAGCATAATGGCTAGCCTTAACTTCAGTCTTCAGTAAAACCAAGTCACTCTATTTTTGCCTGTAATTTAATCTCATTCACAAATATAACTGTGTATTTACATAGGCAGCCCTGGCTGTAGAGCAGACACTGTGGTaggttttgaggattaaaagaaaaacaggacatGTCAGAGTCCTGACTTCACAGACCTGGTGCTCTATGATCATTcatatacagaaaataagaaaagtaaacatAACTTTGAGGTTTCTTTAACCTTCAGTTTTGTGGTTCTGTTTGTGTAATTCCTTCTCACTTTCAAAGAAGCTCTAGGATACTttcagcaggggaaaaaaatagaggctcttaaaataagacatgaaaagGGCACACCTTAAAGGAAAAGATCAATACATTTGACTGTGTGAAAATATGAAACTTGTAGTGCCTGTAGTTAACAGTATGGTTTTACATGCTTGAGATTTGTTAAGAGGGTGGATCTCATTCATGTGGAATGTCTTGccaccaaacaacaacaacaacaacaagaacaacaagaaaaaaacagtggGAGATCCAGAAACCCTGGTGGGTATGGGATACATCTGTTACCCCACGTGCGGTGATGGTGTTGAAAGGGTTCGCGCGTGTCCAAATGTACAAAATTATAGACGTTAAATACGCACAGTTGTGTATCAGTCATACCTTAGTAAAGCtgatatgatttcgctcatatgtggaatttaagaaacaaaacaaacgaacagaggaaaaaagagacagactcagaattctagaaaacagactggtggtgtccagaggggaggtgggccgGGGAAAGTAgaggatggggattaaggagagcacttgtcgTGACGAGCACAGAGTAACACGTGGAGCTGTTGAACATCGTGTCAGACGCCTGaaagtcaaaaacaaagaaaagatttCAAGCCCACTTATAATCAGGAAAACACAGATTAAAATTAGATGACCATTTTACATCATCAGATAAGCAAAATTTGAAATGTCTCAACACTCGTTGTTGGCAAGAATGTTGGTTTTACAGCCCCTTGTGAGAGAATTTGGTAGTAAATAATGAGGTTGAAAATGTGGATACACTGCAACCTAGCAGTTGTCCCTTTTGGTATACACCTGGGTATGCTGTCGACATGGATGCCTACGAAGAAGGTGATGTTGAATTGGAAGAAACTTATCCAGTACCATTTATGTAAAACTTAAGGGCACAGAGAATAATACTGTATAACATTTAAAGATGGACACACAAGCAGTAAGTCTTAAAACATTTCAGGGAGAGTTCTCACCGCGTCAGGATGGTGGTTcctctgggaagggagggaagctgGAAACGAGGGTCCAGACGGGGTTCAAGAGGGCCTTCAGCTGTGAATGTTGTGACAGTATGTTACTTAAATGTTCCTGCGTAAAACTCTATAGAGCTTCTTAGTTAGAACTAAGCACGGTCTGTCCCCTTTTCAACCGGGAGAGCCTCTCACTATTCACTAAAAGGTTTCTATATATGCAAGTTTGGgcaatttttttctccccactaaGTCTTGGTGGTGGATAAGTGAATGTTTATTGTGGGCTTTTCTCTATATTTGAAGTATTTCATGATTTTCAACAAGTTAAAAAAGAAGTGTATAGACTGGGAGTCCGTTGGCCTGTGTTTCACATCTCCTTGGCCTCAGTTTGTTGTCTtcagtggagaaaataaaactcCCCACTCGTTAGGGTTCCTGTAGGGCTTAAGCAGAAGGCCACGGGTGAGAGGGCTTAGCACGTGGTGAGGCACTCCGATCTCCGTTGCTTCCCTCAGTGTGTGTTGCATAGCTCTTTCTCCTCAGATTCCGGCAAGACTCAGTTCTCCCCTTTTAACGAAAGCAAagtggcatctttttttttttaacttggcctGGTTTGTTCCCACATTGTTATGAGACCCAAGGAATGCCCTGACTTGGAGTGAATGAGCCCTATGTTTGTTTCTCAGTCAGCATCGGAGTCTTAATGGTGCGGGAGATCGAGGAAGTCACCGGAGCAGCCATCAGGACCATCTCCGAAAGGACCCCTACGCCAACCTCATGTTGCAGCGAGAGAAAGACTGGGTCTCTAAAATCCAGATGATGCAGCTACAGAGCACTGACCCCTACCTGGACGATTTTTATTACCAGGTAAGTGACCGACCAGTCCCTCACTCTGACGAAGGCACTCGTGGAAGTCTGGTAGACTTAAATACTGACAAATTTCTCTTTGGAGGTAGTTTTCAGGGGGTTAGGAACTACCTAAACATATTCTGTCCTCTTTTCAAGCAGGAGAGCCTCTCACTATTCACTAAAAGGTTCCTGtatatgcttttaatttcttacaGAGGCTGTCACACCCAATGTCTTGAAATAGTTCTTTCAGTTAAGGATATTGGCAGTCtggacgcctggatggcttagttggttaagcatctgactctttttctttttttccaatgtttaatttgagagagagagggagacagaggatccaaagcaggctgtgtgctgacaacagagagcccgacgtggggcttgaacccacaaactgcaaggtcgtgacctgagctgaagttggatgcacaaccgactgagccacccaggcgtccctaagcgtcaggctcttgatttcagctcaggtcatgatcccagggtcgtgggattaagccccatgtcagggctctgcactgacagcacagagcctgcttgtgattttctgcctccctttctctctcaaaaataaataaacgtaaaaaacaAGAATTTTGGCAGCCTGTggtgcctgagcagctcagttggttgagtgtctgactcctgatttcagctcatgatccctgatttcagctcatgggaacaagccctacatggggctctgcactgagtttggagcctgcttaagatctctctcccccccccactactctcctccctctctttctccctctttctccctccctctctttctcaaaaaattaaaaactaaataaagttaaatcaaacTTTATAAAGAAGGTATTGGAGGTCTAAAGATATTTCCATTGATAATTGGCTTTTCTGAAGGCTGGGACTTTTTGAGAAGGAAACATCTAGCGGTCTAGCAAAAATTAAAGATCAATACACCTATAAAGAGTTCAGGTTGTTAACTGCCGCTGGCATAATTATGTAAAGAGCAGCCAAACTCTGGGCTTATGTTGCAACTGA is a genomic window of Acinonyx jubatus isolate Ajub_Pintada_27869175 chromosome D1, VMU_Ajub_asm_v1.0, whole genome shotgun sequence containing:
- the PATL1 gene encoding protein PAT1 homolog 1 isoform X1, with the translated sequence MFRYESLEDCPLDEDEDAFQGLGEEDEEIDQFNDDTFGSGAVDDDWQEAHERLAELEEKLPAAVNEQTGNGERDEMDLLGDHEENLAERLSKMVIENELEDPAIMRAVQTRPVLQPQPGSLNSSIWDGSEVLRRIRGPLLTQEMPTVSVLEYALPQRPPQGPEDDRDLSERALPRRSTSPVIGSPPVRAVPIGTPPKQMAVPSFSQQILCPKPVHVRPPMPPRYPAPYSERASPNQLCSVPNSSLLGHPFPPSVPPVLSPLQRAQLLGGAQLPPGRMSPSQFARVPGFVGSPLAAMNPKLLQGRVGQVLPPAPGFRAFFSAAPPAPPPPQQHTPGPGPHLQNLRSQAPMFRPDTTHLHPQHRRLLHQRQQQNRNQHRSLNGAGDRGSHRSSHQDHLRKDPYANLMLQREKDWVSKIQMMQLQSTDPYLDDFYYQNYFEKLEKLSAAEEVQGEGPKKERTKLITPQVAKLEHAYKPVQFEGSLGKLTVSSVNNPRKMIDAVVTSRSEDDETKEKQVRDKRRKTLVIIEKTYSLLLDVEDYERRYLLSLEEERPALADERKHKICCMYDNLRGKLPGQERPSDDHFVQIMCIRKGKRMVARILPFLSTEQAADILMTTARNLPFLIKKDAQDEVLPCLLSPFSLLLYHLPSVTVTSLLQQLMNLPQSAAAPAPSNPHLAAVLQNKFGLSLLLVILSRGEDLQSSEPATESTQNNQWTEVMFMATRELLRIPQAALAKPISIPTNLVSLFSRYVDRQKLNLLETKLQLVQGIR
- the PATL1 gene encoding protein PAT1 homolog 1 isoform X2 — encoded protein: MDLLGDHEENLAERLSKMVIENELEDPAIMRAVQTRPVLQPQPGSLNSSIWDGSEVLRRIRGPLLTQEMPTVSVLEYALPQRPPQGPEDDRDLSERALPRRSTSPVIGSPPVRAVPIGTPPKQMAVPSFSQQILCPKPVHVRPPMPPRYPAPYSERASPNQLCSVPNSSLLGHPFPPSVPPVLSPLQRAQLLGGAQLPPGRMSPSQFARVPGFVGSPLAAMNPKLLQGRVGQVLPPAPGFRAFFSAAPPAPPPPQQHTPGPGPHLQNLRSQAPMFRPDTTHLHPQHRRLLHQRQQQNRNQHRSLNGAGDRGSHRSSHQDHLRKDPYANLMLQREKDWVSKIQMMQLQSTDPYLDDFYYQNYFEKLEKLSAAEEVQGEGPKKERTKLITPQVAKLEHAYKPVQFEGSLGKLTVSSVNNPRKMIDAVVTSRSEDDETKEKQVRDKRRKTLVIIEKTYSLLLDVEDYERRYLLSLEEERPALADERKHKICCMYDNLRGKLPGQERPSDDHFVQIMCIRKGKRMVARILPFLSTEQAADILMTTARNLPFLIKKDAQDEVLPCLLSPFSLLLYHLPSVTVTSLLQQLMNLPQSAAAPAPSNPHLAAVLQNKFGLSLLLVILSRGEDLQSSEPATESTQNNQWTEVMFMATRELLRIPQAALAKPISIPTNLVSLFSRYVDRQKLNLLETKLQLVQGIR